Proteins from a genomic interval of Acidiferrobacterales bacterium:
- the groL gene encoding chaperonin GroEL (60 kDa chaperone family; promotes refolding of misfolded polypeptides especially under stressful conditions; forms two stacked rings of heptamers to form a barrel-shaped 14mer; ends can be capped by GroES; misfolded proteins enter the barrel where they are refolded when GroES binds) → MAAKEVKFGESARNRKIAGVNVLADAVKVTLGPKGRNVVLEKSFGAPTVTKDGVSVAKEIELKDKFENMGAQMLKEVASKTSDVAGDGTTTATVLAQAMLREGLKAVAAGMNPMDLKRGTDKAVSKAVESLLDVSKPCSDYKEIAQVGTVSANADEKVGAIIAEAMETVGKEGVITVEEGSTLENELDTVEGMQFDRGYLSPYFINNQDSMSVELDNPLILVHDKKISNIRDLLGLLEAVAKSGRPLLVLAEDIEGEALATLVVNNIRGIVKVCGVKAPGFGDRRKAMLQDIAILTAGQVISEEVGMSLENAKIDDLGSAKKVQITKENTTIIDGAGKTEDINARVNQIRAQIEEATSDYDREKMQERVAKLAGGVAVIKVGAATEVEMKEKKARVEDALHATRAAVEEGVVPGGGVAMVRAIDAVAGVDGANDDQNVGIRIVQRALEEPLRQIVANAGEDSSVVLNNVKEGEGNYGYDAATGDYGDMIDLGILDPTKVARTALQNAASIAGLMITTEAMVAEIPEEKPAMPAGPPDMGGMM, encoded by the coding sequence ATGGCTGCTAAAGAAGTCAAGTTCGGCGAAAGTGCACGCAATCGCAAGATTGCCGGTGTAAATGTACTCGCCGATGCTGTAAAAGTCACATTGGGTCCGAAGGGCCGTAATGTCGTATTGGAGAAGTCTTTCGGTGCGCCGACAGTCACCAAGGATGGTGTATCAGTCGCTAAGGAAATTGAACTGAAAGACAAATTCGAAAACATGGGAGCCCAGATGCTGAAAGAAGTCGCTTCAAAGACTTCAGATGTGGCGGGCGACGGAACCACCACCGCAACAGTACTTGCGCAGGCGATGCTTCGCGAAGGACTGAAAGCGGTTGCCGCCGGCATGAATCCCATGGACTTGAAACGGGGCACTGACAAAGCTGTCAGCAAGGCTGTTGAGAGCCTGCTGGACGTGTCGAAGCCTTGTTCCGATTACAAGGAAATTGCCCAGGTTGGTACCGTTTCGGCAAATGCTGACGAAAAAGTCGGTGCGATTATTGCTGAAGCAATGGAAACCGTAGGCAAGGAAGGCGTGATCACAGTCGAGGAGGGTTCCACACTTGAGAACGAACTGGACACTGTTGAAGGTATGCAGTTTGATCGCGGATATCTTTCCCCTTACTTCATCAACAATCAGGACAGCATGTCAGTCGAGCTCGACAACCCGCTGATTCTGGTCCATGACAAGAAGATTTCCAACATCCGTGATCTGCTCGGCCTGCTGGAAGCGGTTGCCAAATCCGGACGTCCGTTGCTGGTTCTCGCCGAGGATATCGAGGGTGAAGCACTGGCGACTCTGGTTGTGAACAACATCCGCGGAATCGTCAAGGTCTGTGGTGTGAAAGCCCCTGGTTTCGGTGACCGAAGAAAGGCAATGCTTCAGGATATCGCAATTCTGACTGCCGGTCAGGTAATTTCCGAAGAGGTGGGCATGAGTCTTGAGAATGCCAAGATCGACGATCTTGGTTCCGCCAAGAAAGTTCAGATCACCAAGGAAAACACCACCATCATCGACGGTGCCGGTAAAACCGAGGACATCAACGCCCGTGTCAATCAGATTCGCGCCCAGATTGAGGAAGCGACTTCTGACTACGACCGTGAGAAGATGCAAGAGCGTGTTGCCAAGCTCGCCGGTGGTGTCGCAGTGATCAAGGTTGGTGCGGCAACGGAAGTCGAGATGAAGGAAAAGAAAGCCAGAGTCGAAGATGCGTTGCACGCCACCCGTGCCGCAGTCGAGGAAGGTGTTGTTCCTGGCGGCGGTGTGGCGATGGTGCGAGCGATCGATGCCGTTGCCGGTGTTGACGGTGCAAACGATGATCAGAACGTTGGAATCAGAATTGTTCAGCGTGCATTGGAAGAGCCGTTGCGACAGATTGTCGCCAATGCCGGTGAAGACAGTTCAGTTGTGTTGAACAATGTCAAGGAAGGTGAAGGTAACTACGGTTACGACGCCGCAACCGGTGACTACGGTGACATGATTGATCTGGGAATTCTGGATCCGACCAAGGTAGCCCGTACAGCACTTCAGAATGCTGCGTCAATCGCAGGATTGATGATTACGACGGAAGCTATGGTGGCGGAAATTCCAGAAGAGAAACCTGCCATGCCGGCAGGACCACCGGACATGGGCGGCATGATGTAA
- a CDS encoding co-chaperone GroES, translated as MKIRPLHDRVVVRRVEDERKSPGGIVIPDTAAEKPMQGEVLAVGNGKIQDDGGVRPLDVKVGDKVLFGKYAGTEFRQDGEEVLMMREDDIMAVIE; from the coding sequence GTGAAAATTCGTCCACTTCATGATCGTGTAGTCGTTCGCAGGGTCGAAGACGAGCGTAAAAGCCCTGGCGGTATCGTGATTCCCGATACTGCGGCTGAAAAGCCGATGCAGGGTGAAGTCCTTGCCGTTGGTAATGGCAAGATTCAGGATGACGGTGGTGTTCGTCCTCTCGACGTCAAAGTCGGCGACAAGGTGCTATTCGGCAAGTATGCCGGTACCGAGTTCAGACAGGACGGCGAGGAAGTCCTCATGATGCGTGAAGACGACATCATGGCGGTAATCGAGTAA
- a CDS encoding GPP34 family phosphoprotein — protein MITISEEIFILMLDSETGRLTDRLPSETISNTLSGALLMELAINNRIDTDLEGLFVTSNASMREPLLDIVLEQIAADPKKRPTRYWVRVFATGAERIADRLTESLVERGILLRQRDRLLRFIGNYTITHESGRSDRDVLHRIAGIVQTNDIPAPRDIMIIALADACGLWELVFGPDTFTTVEPRIKSFAGIELIGQAVVQEIAKARTD, from the coding sequence ATGATCACGATCAGCGAGGAAATTTTCATCCTGATGCTGGATTCGGAAACCGGCAGACTGACAGACAGGCTGCCATCCGAAACCATCAGCAATACACTCAGCGGCGCACTCCTGATGGAACTCGCGATCAACAATCGCATAGATACCGACCTGGAAGGGTTGTTTGTGACCAGCAATGCATCGATGAGGGAGCCGTTGCTTGACATTGTGCTGGAACAGATTGCCGCTGATCCGAAAAAACGACCGACACGTTATTGGGTTCGTGTATTCGCGACAGGTGCCGAACGTATCGCCGACCGACTGACCGAAAGCCTGGTGGAACGCGGTATTCTCTTGCGCCAGCGCGATCGACTGCTGCGATTTATTGGCAACTATACCATCACCCATGAGTCCGGCAGATCAGATCGAGATGTCCTGCATCGAATCGCGGGCATTGTCCAGACCAACGACATACCAGCTCCAAGAGACATCATGATCATCGCATTGGCGGATGCCTGTGGTCTTTGGGAACTCGTATTCGGCCCTGATACATTTACAACTGTAGAACCGCGTATCAAGAGTTTCGCCGGTATCGAATTGATTGGACAGGCTGTCGTTCAGGAGATTGCCAAAGCGCGCACAGATTGA
- the boxC gene encoding 2,3-epoxybenzoyl-CoA dihydrolase: MRDFINFQTDPSRYRHWRVDYDGAIASIYMDVDDEGGLFDGYELKLNSYDLGVDIELADIVERMRFEHPQVKVVVLQSGKDRIFCAGANIRMLGGASHSHKVNFCKFTNETRNALESAESDSGQKYIAAIRGSCAGGGYELALACNYIMLTDDRNTSVSLPEVPLLAVLPGTGGLTRLTDKRKVRRDLADVFCSTEEGVKGKRAQEWRLVDEVVSNSSFNQAVLERATGFADASEKPAVAQGIVLTDLDRTFERDGNVKYSAVSVEVDRASRKATIDIFGPDSAPPDIESFVRHGAENYLLRLARELDDAVLHLRLNELEIGLLVFRSQGSHEQFIAHETLLLNNTDHWLVNEVLKLWKRVLKRIDITSRSMIAAIEHGSCFSGILAEIIFAVDRSYMMMDEFENDDRPFAHISLTDANFGMFPMANGLSRLQTRFLGDGNCLETAIQRKSESLDAQTAEELGLVTWSLDELDWEDELRIFIEERASFSPDAMTAMEANLRFAGPETMETRIFGRLTAWQNWIFNRPNAVGTEGALQRYGSGVRGRFDMERV; this comes from the coding sequence TTGAGAGATTTCATAAACTTTCAGACCGACCCGTCAAGATACCGCCACTGGCGCGTCGATTATGATGGTGCGATTGCCAGCATCTATATGGATGTCGACGACGAAGGTGGACTATTTGACGGATATGAACTGAAACTGAATTCCTACGATCTTGGTGTCGACATTGAACTTGCGGATATTGTTGAGAGGATGCGTTTTGAGCATCCGCAGGTTAAGGTCGTGGTACTTCAGTCCGGCAAGGATCGGATTTTCTGCGCCGGCGCTAACATTCGCATGCTGGGCGGCGCGTCACACAGCCACAAGGTTAACTTCTGCAAGTTCACGAATGAAACACGAAATGCTCTGGAATCTGCAGAATCTGACAGCGGTCAGAAATACATTGCGGCGATCCGGGGTTCCTGTGCCGGGGGCGGTTATGAACTGGCCCTTGCGTGCAATTACATCATGCTGACAGACGATCGGAACACTTCAGTCTCTCTTCCTGAAGTGCCCCTTCTTGCCGTGTTGCCAGGAACAGGCGGTCTCACCCGTCTGACAGACAAGCGCAAAGTCCGCCGCGACTTGGCCGATGTCTTCTGTTCGACGGAGGAGGGAGTCAAGGGCAAGCGGGCGCAGGAGTGGCGACTGGTCGATGAGGTGGTCAGCAATTCCAGCTTCAATCAGGCTGTGTTGGAACGCGCGACAGGGTTTGCTGATGCGTCCGAAAAGCCGGCAGTCGCGCAGGGCATTGTGCTGACAGACCTGGATCGAACCTTTGAGCGTGATGGAAATGTGAAATACTCTGCTGTCAGTGTTGAGGTTGATCGTGCGTCGAGAAAGGCCACGATTGACATTTTCGGTCCCGACTCAGCTCCCCCGGACATCGAATCGTTTGTCAGGCACGGTGCGGAGAACTATCTGCTCCGTCTTGCCCGCGAACTGGACGATGCTGTTCTTCATCTGCGTCTGAACGAACTTGAGATCGGACTTTTGGTGTTCAGGTCGCAAGGCAGCCACGAACAGTTCATTGCTCATGAGACCTTGTTGTTGAATAACACTGACCATTGGCTGGTCAATGAAGTGCTGAAGTTGTGGAAGCGAGTTCTGAAACGTATCGACATCACGTCGCGTTCCATGATTGCAGCAATCGAACACGGTTCGTGTTTCAGCGGAATTCTGGCGGAGATCATATTTGCTGTTGATCGCAGCTATATGATGATGGATGAATTTGAGAACGACGATAGGCCGTTTGCGCATATTTCATTGACGGATGCGAACTTCGGAATGTTTCCGATGGCCAACGGCCTTTCGCGGCTGCAGACCCGATTCTTGGGTGATGGAAACTGTCTCGAGACTGCGATTCAGCGGAAAAGTGAAAGTCTTGATGCGCAGACAGCTGAAGAACTTGGCTTGGTGACGTGGTCGCTGGATGAACTGGACTGGGAAGATGAACTGAGAATTTTCATAGAAGAGCGTGCGTCTTTCAGTCCCGATGCCATGACGGCAATGGAGGCTAATTTGAGATTCGCTGGTCCCGAGACAATGGAAACACGGATTTTCGGACGTCTGACCGCTTGGCAGAACTGGATATTCAACCGTCCCAATGCAGTTGGAACTGAAGGTGCGTTGCAACGCTATGGCAGCGGAGTGCGCGGCAGATTTGACATGGAACGGGTTTGA
- a CDS encoding tetratricopeptide repeat protein yields the protein MTQLIDNRGLAMTVASQTVVDNFESALSQMLTYSGDSVGTIDKAIAEDPEFVMGHCLRAHAGGVMVDAAFCDQVRESVAHAEALAGKANDRERKHIAAARKWLDGNFNQAAELLESVLVDYPRDTLALLIAHLGDFYRGDAHNLRDRVARVLPQYSEDDAEYGYVLGMYAFGLEECNEYSIAEETGRKAVEMNAADVWATHAVAHVMEMQGRQDDGINWYESRVSDWSSDSGFAVHNWWHLALFYLDLYRTDKVLEIYDNTIFDGIVALEMLDASALLWRLHLMGIDTGNRWQVLSDKWAETIEKAGYYCFNDVHAILAFVGSGRLDLADRMVSQLRCSASNTNDSGGMIRNVGLPIGEAIVAFGKGDYGVCTDLLCKIRYIANQFGGSHAQRDFIPQTLIESAARAGRLNQARSLLSERAARKPTSPHIWQKTASVLEQLQCVDEAQRARRRAESLLASSRMSAD from the coding sequence ATGACACAGTTAATAGACAACCGAGGTCTTGCGATGACAGTTGCAAGTCAGACCGTCGTGGATAATTTCGAGTCCGCGCTTTCCCAGATGCTCACCTATTCGGGTGACTCGGTCGGGACGATTGATAAAGCCATTGCCGAAGATCCAGAGTTTGTGATGGGACACTGTCTGCGCGCACATGCCGGCGGTGTAATGGTGGATGCCGCATTCTGTGATCAGGTGCGGGAATCTGTAGCGCATGCTGAGGCGCTGGCTGGCAAAGCCAATGATCGCGAGCGAAAACATATTGCGGCAGCACGCAAATGGCTGGATGGAAATTTCAACCAGGCGGCCGAGTTGCTGGAGTCCGTGCTGGTGGACTACCCGAGAGATACTCTGGCTTTGCTGATCGCACATCTCGGTGATTTTTACCGCGGTGATGCGCACAATCTTCGCGATCGCGTAGCCCGGGTATTGCCCCAGTACTCCGAAGATGACGCTGAGTATGGCTACGTGCTCGGAATGTACGCATTTGGATTGGAAGAATGCAATGAATACTCGATCGCCGAAGAAACCGGCAGGAAGGCGGTTGAGATGAACGCCGCTGATGTCTGGGCGACTCACGCGGTGGCGCATGTCATGGAGATGCAAGGACGACAGGATGATGGCATTAATTGGTATGAATCCCGTGTGAGCGATTGGTCTTCCGACAGTGGGTTTGCAGTTCACAACTGGTGGCATCTTGCTCTTTTCTATCTTGACCTTTACCGAACTGACAAGGTATTGGAGATATACGACAACACAATCTTTGACGGTATTGTCGCATTGGAGATGCTGGATGCAAGTGCATTGCTCTGGCGATTGCATCTGATGGGGATCGACACCGGAAACCGCTGGCAGGTATTGAGTGACAAGTGGGCTGAGACGATAGAAAAAGCCGGATACTACTGTTTCAATGATGTGCATGCGATACTGGCTTTCGTTGGAAGCGGCAGGCTTGACTTGGCCGACAGGATGGTCAGTCAGCTCAGATGCAGTGCATCGAATACAAATGACTCGGGCGGCATGATCCGAAATGTTGGATTGCCGATTGGCGAGGCCATAGTGGCATTCGGCAAGGGTGACTATGGGGTTTGCACCGATCTGCTTTGCAAGATCCGCTATATCGCCAATCAGTTCGGCGGCAGTCACGCCCAACGGGACTTTATCCCGCAGACGCTGATAGAATCCGCGGCTCGCGCCGGTCGGTTGAATCAAGCGCGATCGCTGCTTTCAGAGCGGGCTGCGAGAAAGCCGACAAGTCCGCACATCTGGCAAAAGACAGCGAGTGTATTGGAACAGTTGCAATGTGTTGATGAGGCACAACGTGCGAGACGAAGAGCGGAGTCATTGCTTGCCTCTTCGAGGATGTCGGCAGATTGA
- the wrbA gene encoding NAD(P)H:quinone oxidoreductase, with protein MSSILILYYSRDGSVANLAKMIARGVNKVSGCESKLRCVPPVSTTIEAVDDEIPSHGHPYVTLEDLEGCDGLALGSPTRFGNMAAPLKYFLDSTSSLWLSGELAGKPACVFTSTSSMHGGQESTLISMMTPLLHHGMIMIGIPYTEPELSDTATGGTPYGASHVAGFTGNSTLSKDEERLCMALGERLARIATKLR; from the coding sequence ATGAGCAGCATACTAATTCTGTATTACAGCCGCGATGGCAGTGTTGCAAATCTCGCGAAAATGATTGCCCGCGGCGTCAACAAGGTCAGTGGATGCGAATCAAAACTAAGGTGCGTACCACCGGTCTCGACGACCATCGAAGCGGTTGACGACGAAATCCCATCACATGGCCACCCGTATGTGACGCTGGAGGATCTTGAGGGCTGTGACGGCCTTGCGCTTGGCAGTCCCACCCGGTTCGGCAATATGGCGGCACCGCTGAAGTACTTCCTTGATTCCACCAGTTCGCTGTGGCTGTCAGGTGAACTCGCCGGAAAACCAGCCTGTGTCTTTACCTCAACGTCTTCCATGCACGGTGGACAGGAGTCCACACTGATCTCGATGATGACACCGCTATTGCATCATGGCATGATCATGATTGGGATTCCGTATACTGAACCGGAATTGTCCGATACCGCCACCGGCGGAACGCCGTATGGCGCTTCTCATGTTGCTGGCTTTACCGGCAACTCAACTCTCAGCAAGGATGAGGAAAGGTTGTGCATGGCGCTGGGCGAACGATTGGCGAGAATAGCAACCAAACTCCGGTAA
- a CDS encoding alpha/beta hydrolase — MTQVRWADGATGFISAGGHRLEFACFGPPPHDAPTIVMLHEGLGCVGLWRDFPELVSQSIGFGVFTYSRAGYGQSDAVELPRPLDYMTIEAQDVLPDVLDSIGLRCGILLGHSDGATISAIYAGTVSDPRIRGLVLIAPHFFAEEVGLSQIQRAAEIFRTGELRLKMAKYHRNPDVAFRGWNDAWLHPDFVRWNVSDVIDHLRIPVLAIQGEDDQYGTLAQVREIESRVNAPFEKLILPQCQHSPHLSRPQETVAAIARFSMRFDRFESGVVQST, encoded by the coding sequence ATGACCCAGGTCCGGTGGGCTGACGGTGCCACAGGTTTCATTTCCGCTGGCGGCCATCGTCTCGAATTCGCCTGCTTCGGCCCGCCACCGCACGACGCTCCGACAATTGTCATGTTGCATGAGGGCCTCGGATGTGTGGGCCTGTGGCGGGATTTCCCGGAATTGGTTTCGCAATCGATCGGATTCGGTGTTTTCACCTACTCCCGTGCCGGCTATGGTCAGTCTGATGCGGTTGAGTTGCCGCGACCGTTGGACTACATGACGATTGAAGCACAGGACGTTCTTCCGGACGTTCTCGACTCGATAGGACTGAGATGCGGAATACTGCTTGGGCATTCGGATGGCGCAACAATTTCCGCGATCTATGCAGGAACAGTTTCCGATCCTCGAATTCGAGGGCTTGTTCTGATCGCGCCACATTTTTTTGCTGAAGAGGTCGGACTATCGCAGATCCAACGGGCTGCCGAAATTTTCAGGACGGGCGAACTGAGACTCAAGATGGCCAAGTATCACCGAAATCCCGATGTTGCATTCCGCGGTTGGAACGATGCGTGGCTGCATCCTGATTTTGTAAGATGGAATGTGAGCGACGTGATCGATCACCTGCGTATTCCGGTTCTCGCCATTCAGGGTGAAGATGATCAGTATGGGACATTGGCGCAAGTCAGAGAAATCGAAAGCCGAGTCAATGCGCCTTTCGAGAAGTTGATCCTGCCGCAGTGCCAGCACTCGCCCCACCTGAGCCGGCCCCAAGAGACGGTTGCAGCAATCGCCAGGTTCTCGATGCGGTTTGACAGGTTCGAAAGTGGAGTTGTTCAATCCACTTGA
- the boxB gene encoding benzoyl-CoA 2,3-epoxidase subunit BoxB yields the protein MEDHTKVDYDTRIPNNVGLSADRKVLRALEKWHPGFIDWWNELIPARYQQSMVYLRTAISADSKGWAKFDYVKMPDYRWGVLLAPRQQGRTIPCGEHCGEPAWQDVPGEYRNMLKRLIVIQGDTEPASVEQQHLLALSAPSLYDMRNLFQVNVEESRHLWAMVYLLFKYFGRDGREEGEDLLRRSSGSAETPRLLGAFNEKTPDWLSFFMFTFCTDRDGKMQLESLAQSGFDPLSRTCRFMLTEEAHHMFVGENGIMRTIQATLEAMNRAGIDNPNDVEGIRKLGVIDLPTIQKKLNLHFSLSLDLFGQEMSTNAANAFNAGIKGRYMESKLEDDHRLVEATYAVRTVKNGEIVSEQVPALTAINMRLRDDYIVDASRGVKRWNSLIRRNGIPFEMKLPSEAFHRQIGVFAAVHADVGGNLIDQGTWDRNVSEWLPTGGDEDFVQSLMEPCYEPGEYASWIAPPRAGINNRPGDFEYVRLHMA from the coding sequence GTGGAAGATCACACAAAGGTCGATTACGACACACGGATTCCCAATAACGTCGGGCTAAGTGCCGACCGAAAGGTTCTTCGGGCTTTGGAGAAGTGGCATCCTGGTTTTATCGATTGGTGGAATGAGCTGATTCCAGCGCGATATCAGCAGTCCATGGTCTATCTTCGTACCGCGATTTCCGCAGACTCGAAAGGGTGGGCAAAATTTGACTATGTGAAGATGCCGGACTATCGCTGGGGTGTACTTTTGGCGCCGCGTCAGCAAGGTCGCACGATTCCCTGTGGTGAGCATTGCGGCGAGCCTGCGTGGCAGGATGTGCCGGGAGAGTATCGGAACATGCTCAAGCGCCTGATCGTGATTCAGGGTGATACCGAACCGGCGTCTGTGGAACAGCAACACTTGCTTGCTCTGAGCGCCCCGTCACTCTATGACATGCGCAACCTGTTTCAGGTCAATGTCGAGGAAAGCCGTCATCTGTGGGCGATGGTGTACCTGCTTTTCAAGTACTTTGGGCGGGACGGTCGCGAAGAAGGCGAGGACCTTCTGCGCCGTTCGTCCGGCTCTGCGGAGACGCCGAGATTGCTCGGCGCGTTCAATGAGAAGACCCCGGATTGGCTGTCGTTTTTCATGTTCACGTTCTGCACTGATCGCGACGGGAAAATGCAACTGGAGAGTCTGGCGCAATCCGGTTTCGACCCTCTGAGCCGAACCTGCCGCTTCATGCTGACAGAGGAGGCGCATCATATGTTTGTCGGCGAAAACGGCATCATGCGGACCATACAGGCAACCTTGGAGGCGATGAACCGGGCCGGTATCGACAATCCGAATGATGTCGAGGGGATTCGCAAGCTCGGTGTCATTGACTTGCCGACCATTCAGAAAAAACTGAATCTTCACTTCTCGCTCAGCCTTGACCTGTTCGGTCAGGAAATGTCAACCAATGCCGCCAACGCCTTCAATGCAGGAATCAAGGGGCGTTACATGGAGTCCAAGCTTGAGGACGACCACAGGCTTGTGGAGGCGACGTATGCTGTCCGAACTGTAAAGAATGGTGAAATTGTCTCCGAACAGGTTCCGGCGCTGACCGCAATCAATATGCGGTTGAGAGATGACTACATTGTTGACGCATCACGGGGTGTCAAACGATGGAATAGTCTGATTCGAAGAAACGGGATACCGTTCGAGATGAAACTTCCCAGCGAGGCTTTCCATCGTCAGATCGGCGTGTTTGCAGCTGTTCATGCGGATGTGGGTGGAAACCTGATCGACCAGGGCACGTGGGACCGGAATGTCAGCGAATGGTTGCCGACGGGCGGTGATGAGGACTTTGTCCAGTCGTTGATGGAGCCCTGCTATGAGCCGGGCGAATATGCGAGTTGGATTGCTCCGCCCAGAGCGGGCATCAACAACAGGCCCGGTGACTTCGAGTACGTCAGGTTGCATATGGCGTAA